In a genomic window of Sarcophilus harrisii chromosome 4, mSarHar1.11, whole genome shotgun sequence:
- the AGER gene encoding advanced glycosylation end product-specific receptor isoform X1 yields MAFQTNTGAWVLILSLGVVGSQNISARIGEPLVLTCKGAPRKPPQQLEWKLNTGRTEAWKILSPGENPWESVARVLPNGSLLLPAVGIQDEGTFRCKATNRHGKEFKSNYRLRVYQIPSKPKIVNSASELIAGIPNKVELKRKKGGGEWCMMGGKGIPKAKVEGDEVFLVYQVGTCLSEGGYPAGTLSWHLDGKALVPDGKGVSVREETRRHPDTGLFTIQSELTMTPVPGGPLNPTFSCSLSFSPSSPGQQALHAPPIQLSVWEPESLEEVRLVVDPEGGVVAPGGAVTLTCEVPAQHSPQIHWLKDGSPLAIAPSSVLLLPEITVQDQGIYSCVATDQSHRSRESPGVSISIIDSREIDQVEGSEGGPGLGLLALILIVLGGLVTAALLGGFLLWKRQRLLHKEERKVPECPEEEEERAELNQPEKEETAENNEGEP; encoded by the exons ATGGCATTTCAGACAAACACAGGAGCTTGGGTGCTGATCCTTAGCCTAGGGG tggTTGGCAGTCAGAACATCTCAGCCAGGATTGGGGAGCCCTTGGTGCTGACCTGTAAGGGGGCTCCTAGGAAACCACCCCAGCAACTTGAATGGAAACTG AACACAGGCCGGACTGAAGCCTGGAAAATCCTCTCTCCTGGAGAGAACCCTTGGGAGAGTGTGGCTCGAGTCCTCCCCAATGGCTCCCTCCTCCTGCCAGCTGTTGGAATTCAGGATGAAGGAACATTCAGGTGCAAGGCAACCAATCGCCATGGGAAGGAGTTCAAGTCCAACTACCGACTCCGTGTCTACC AGATTCCAAGCAAGCCAAAAATAGTGAACTCTGCCTCTGAACTCATTGCTGGGATCCCCAACAAggtagaattgaaaagaaaaaaaggtgggggggaatGGTGTATGATGGGTGGAAAGGGCATTCCAAAGGCAAAAGTGGAGGGTGATGAGGTTTTTCTGGTATATCAGGTAGGAACATGCCTATCTGAAGGGGGATACCCAGCAGGGACTCTTAGCTGGCATCTAGATGGGAAAGCCTTGGTGCCTGATGGGAAAG GAGTATCTGTGAGGGAGGAGACCAGAAGACACCCTGACACAGGACTTTTCACAATACAATCAGAGCTGACAATGACCCCAGTCCCAGGAGGCCCTCTGAACCCCACCTTCTCTTGCAGTCTTAGCTTCAGCCCCAGTTCCCCTGGACAACAGGCCCTCCACGCACCTCCTATTCAACTCAGTGTCTGGG AGCCAGAGTCTTTGGAGGAAGTTCGACTAGTAGTAGATCCAGAGGGTGGAGTAGTGGCCCCTGGAGGGGCAGTAACCCTGACCTGTGAGGTCCCTGCTCAGCACTCACCACAAATTCATTGGCTTAAAGAT GGTTCTCCTCTGGCCATTGCTCCAAGCTCTGTGCTGTTGCTTCCTGAGATCACAGTCCAAGACCAAGGAATATACAGTTGTGTTGCCACTGACCAAAGTCATAGGTCAAGAGAAAGTCCTGGTGTTAGCATCAGCATCATTG ATTCTAGAGAAATTGACCAAGTAGAAG GCTCTGAGGGAGGCCCAGGACTAGGCTTACTGGCCCTCATTCTAATAGTTTTGGGTGGCCTGGTCACAGCTGCCCTGCTGGGGGGATTCCTTTTGTGGAAAAGACAGCGGCTGCTCCACAAAGAAGAGAG GAAGGTTCCTGAGTGcccagaggaagaggaagaacgGGCAGAACTAAATCAacctgaaaaagaagaaacagctgAGAACAATGAAGGGGAACCCTGA
- the AGER gene encoding advanced glycosylation end product-specific receptor isoform X2, protein MAFQTNTGAWVLILSLGVVGSQNISARIGEPLVLTCKGAPRKPPQQLEWKLNTGRTEAWKILSPGENPWESVARVLPNGSLLLPAVGIQDEGTFRCKATNRHGKEFKSNYRLRVYQIPSKPKIVNSASELIAGIPNKVGTCLSEGGYPAGTLSWHLDGKALVPDGKGVSVREETRRHPDTGLFTIQSELTMTPVPGGPLNPTFSCSLSFSPSSPGQQALHAPPIQLSVWEPESLEEVRLVVDPEGGVVAPGGAVTLTCEVPAQHSPQIHWLKDGSPLAIAPSSVLLLPEITVQDQGIYSCVATDQSHRSRESPGVSISIIDSREIDQVEGSEGGPGLGLLALILIVLGGLVTAALLGGFLLWKRQRLLHKEERKVPECPEEEEERAELNQPEKEETAENNEGEP, encoded by the exons ATGGCATTTCAGACAAACACAGGAGCTTGGGTGCTGATCCTTAGCCTAGGGG tggTTGGCAGTCAGAACATCTCAGCCAGGATTGGGGAGCCCTTGGTGCTGACCTGTAAGGGGGCTCCTAGGAAACCACCCCAGCAACTTGAATGGAAACTG AACACAGGCCGGACTGAAGCCTGGAAAATCCTCTCTCCTGGAGAGAACCCTTGGGAGAGTGTGGCTCGAGTCCTCCCCAATGGCTCCCTCCTCCTGCCAGCTGTTGGAATTCAGGATGAAGGAACATTCAGGTGCAAGGCAACCAATCGCCATGGGAAGGAGTTCAAGTCCAACTACCGACTCCGTGTCTACC AGATTCCAAGCAAGCCAAAAATAGTGAACTCTGCCTCTGAACTCATTGCTGGGATCCCCAACAAg GTAGGAACATGCCTATCTGAAGGGGGATACCCAGCAGGGACTCTTAGCTGGCATCTAGATGGGAAAGCCTTGGTGCCTGATGGGAAAG GAGTATCTGTGAGGGAGGAGACCAGAAGACACCCTGACACAGGACTTTTCACAATACAATCAGAGCTGACAATGACCCCAGTCCCAGGAGGCCCTCTGAACCCCACCTTCTCTTGCAGTCTTAGCTTCAGCCCCAGTTCCCCTGGACAACAGGCCCTCCACGCACCTCCTATTCAACTCAGTGTCTGGG AGCCAGAGTCTTTGGAGGAAGTTCGACTAGTAGTAGATCCAGAGGGTGGAGTAGTGGCCCCTGGAGGGGCAGTAACCCTGACCTGTGAGGTCCCTGCTCAGCACTCACCACAAATTCATTGGCTTAAAGAT GGTTCTCCTCTGGCCATTGCTCCAAGCTCTGTGCTGTTGCTTCCTGAGATCACAGTCCAAGACCAAGGAATATACAGTTGTGTTGCCACTGACCAAAGTCATAGGTCAAGAGAAAGTCCTGGTGTTAGCATCAGCATCATTG ATTCTAGAGAAATTGACCAAGTAGAAG GCTCTGAGGGAGGCCCAGGACTAGGCTTACTGGCCCTCATTCTAATAGTTTTGGGTGGCCTGGTCACAGCTGCCCTGCTGGGGGGATTCCTTTTGTGGAAAAGACAGCGGCTGCTCCACAAAGAAGAGAG GAAGGTTCCTGAGTGcccagaggaagaggaagaacgGGCAGAACTAAATCAacctgaaaaagaagaaacagctgAGAACAATGAAGGGGAACCCTGA